From a single Dendropsophus ebraccatus isolate aDenEbr1 chromosome 8, aDenEbr1.pat, whole genome shotgun sequence genomic region:
- the LOC138798439 gene encoding neurotensin receptor type 1-like yields the protein MNHSKGVVHNECLNYINVDNGSMWNESVGSNTSRSTLHHLFIGAQKQEPNYIAIPATIFYSLLFLFGILANGLSILTLMRNGRMRVSAVRFYLLSLALADILLLLTIPVTLYRYFWQYYPWALTDTVCKLYFMIRQVYCATTSWTIIAFTSERYFAICHPMWSITGLRKSRMAYLLAFIWILSFLSTIPVAIVYGESSACILDYTATSRDEVVLDSTVCEMLEPKPYIVYKSIMQTRSILFFVVPLIAIMFFHLLIFHHFSTNHRQREKIGLTRTHWQFSSKHMNQPRRRPLSERKARQLMGAVVVAFFLCNFPDTASSLMQIYIDNWNTYVHKVYTLLKTYLSLPLWYLNSALDPILFCISSTSFRSACRETLKAFLPWQEKSTDGPNQIYQASCARSGGSSLASAPSTRSTWTLNSNEGEQKECVGQTRKGDHKLLCFRHLEVKESGDFSVP from the exons ATGAACCATTCGAAGGGAGTTGTCCACAATGAATGCCTAAACTACATCAACGTGGACAATGGATCCATGTGGAACGAGAGCGTTGGCTCCAACACCTCTCGAAGCACTCTGCATCACCTGTTTATTGGTGCCCAAAAGCAGGAACCCAATTATATTGCCATTCCAGCCACCATCTTTTACAGCCTCCTCTTCCTTTTCGGCATCTTGGCCAATGGGTTAAGCATCCTTACGTTAATGAGAAATGGTAGAATGAGAGTGAGCGCTGTCCGCTTCTACCTCCTGAGTTTGGCCCTGGCCGATATTCTACTTCTGCTGACTATCCCAGTGACTTTGTACAGATACTTTTGGCAGTATTACCCTTGGGCTTTGACTGACACAGTGTGCAAACTGTATTTCATGATCAGACAAGTCTACTGTGCGACTACCAGCTGGACCATCATTGCATTCACTTCCGAAAGGTACTTTGCCATATGCCACCCCATGTGGTCTATCACTGGACTTCGGAAATCCCGCATGGCATATCTGTTGGCCTTTATCTGGATTTTGTCGTTCCTCAGCACTATTCCTGTGGCTATTGTCTATGGGGAGTCCTCAGCTTGTATCCTGGACTACACTGCTACTTCTCGGGATGAAGTTGTCCTTGACTCAACAGTGTGTGAAATGCTGGAACCAAAGCCATATATTGTGTACAAGAGCATCATGCAAACCCGCAGCATCTTGTTCTTTGTCGTTCCCTTGATCGCCATCATGTTTTTTCACCTTCTAATCTTCCATCACTTCAGTACCAACCACCGGCAGAGGGAAAAAATTGGGCTCACGAGAACACACTGGCAGTTTTCGTCAAAACATATGAATCAGCCTCGTAGGCGTCCGCTCTCAGAGAGAAAGGCGCGTCAACTAATGG GTGCGGTGGTGGTGGCGTTTTTCCTATGCAATTTTCCCGACACGGCATCCTCTCTTATGCAGATCTATATAGATAATTGGAATACATACGTCCACAAGGTCTACACCTTACTGAAGACCTATCTGTCTCTACCGCTTTGGTACCTCAATAGCGCTCTGGACCCTATCCTGTTTTGCATTTCATCCACATCTTTCCGCAGTGCCTGCAGGGAAACCCTAAAGGCGTTTCTTCCATGGCAGGAAAAATCTACAGATGGACCAAACCAGATATACCAAGCCTCTTGTGCCCGGTCTGGTGGGTCTTCCCTAGCGTCGGCGCCCAGCACACGCTCAACATGGACCTTAAATTCCAATGAAGGAGAACAAAAAGAGTGCGTGGGTCAGACTCGCAAAGGTGATCACAAGCTTCTATGCTTCAGGCACCTGGAGGTGAAGGAATCGGGGGACTTCTCTGTGCCATAA